One stretch of Paenibacillus sp. AN1007 DNA includes these proteins:
- a CDS encoding cytidine deaminase codes for MSSSIHSHEIEQQLFDAAAAFVKQRYPQGWGGAGAVYTDAGSLLISVAPEVINDAVHLCMETGAYLEAHKLNERVTHSLCIARDDENSAFKVLTPCGICQERLFYWGEQVKAAVYDPSGQLIFKTLNELQPDHWSKAYRDQQD; via the coding sequence ATGTCATCCAGTATCCATTCACATGAAATAGAACAACAATTATTTGATGCTGCAGCCGCGTTCGTCAAACAGCGTTACCCTCAAGGATGGGGCGGGGCCGGTGCAGTCTACACGGATGCCGGTTCTCTGCTGATCAGTGTCGCTCCAGAGGTCATTAACGACGCCGTGCATCTATGTATGGAGACCGGGGCCTATCTGGAGGCGCATAAATTAAACGAGCGCGTAACCCACTCCCTCTGCATCGCACGTGATGATGAGAACTCCGCATTTAAAGTGCTCACGCCTTGCGGAATCTGTCAAGAGCGCCTCTTTTATTGGGGCGAGCAAGTTAAAGCGGCGGTATATGACCCGTCGGGACAGCTTATTTTCAAAACGTTGAATGAACTCCAGCCTGATCATTGGTCCAAAGCTTATCGAGATCAACAGGATTAA
- a CDS encoding DsbA family oxidoreductase, protein MNIEVWSDYMCPFCYIGKRRLENVLEKFPHRDEVQLQFKSFELDPNAEVNSGKSNTDYLSSKYNISEEQARGMNAQMNANARTAGLEYNIDAMIPTNSFAAHRLTHWADTQGKALELSERLFQAIFIEGKHAGDPQVLADLAQEVGLDREAAAAVLSSDQFTENVRADQAEGAQLGIRGVPFFVLDRKFAVSGAQPDDVFLDALQKAWDDRSPFTIVESSDTEADDSGICTDEGCEVPQNKPKQ, encoded by the coding sequence ATGAATATTGAAGTATGGTCAGACTACATGTGCCCCTTCTGTTATATTGGCAAACGCCGTCTGGAAAATGTATTGGAAAAATTCCCTCACCGGGACGAAGTGCAGCTGCAGTTCAAAAGCTTTGAGCTCGATCCCAATGCCGAAGTAAACAGCGGTAAGAGCAATACGGACTATCTTTCTTCCAAGTACAACATCAGCGAGGAACAGGCTCGGGGCATGAACGCACAGATGAATGCCAATGCTCGTACGGCAGGACTTGAATATAACATTGATGCGATGATTCCTACGAATTCCTTCGCCGCTCACCGTTTGACTCACTGGGCAGATACTCAGGGTAAAGCACTTGAACTCAGTGAACGTTTGTTCCAAGCCATTTTTATTGAGGGCAAGCACGCAGGAGACCCTCAAGTACTTGCTGATCTTGCGCAGGAAGTTGGCCTGGATCGTGAAGCCGCGGCTGCCGTTCTGTCCAGTGACCAATTCACCGAGAACGTACGTGCTGACCAGGCAGAAGGTGCACAGCTCGGAATCCGGGGCGTGCCATTCTTCGTACTGGATCGCAAATTCGCTGTTTCCGGCGCACAGCCTGACGATGTGTTTCTGGACGCCCTGCAAAAAGCGTGGGATGATCGTTCTCCGTTTACCATCGTTGAATCCAGTGATACAGAAGCTGATGACAGTGGTATATGCACAGACGAAGGCTGCGAGGTTCCGCAAAATAAACCAAAGCAATAA